One stretch of Chaetodon auriga isolate fChaAug3 chromosome 18, fChaAug3.hap1, whole genome shotgun sequence DNA includes these proteins:
- the LOC143336699 gene encoding trace amine-associated receptor 1-like, translating to MAQEVTVEHTYTDVHPCYETQNVSYILTSSPSTVCVLLYVFLSSLSVVTICGNLLVLISIIYFKQLHTPTNSLILSLAVADLLVGAVVFPFSMKFSVSSCLYSQHLFCKVRESFDVTLSTASILNLGCISIDRYYAVCHPLTYRTKINVHVVVIMILVSWSVPVLVAIGYIMAGLKHEKCKQMCFLDVLLATILGPIFSFYLPVILMLCIYLKIFLVAQRQVHSIQGTKSGATASKMERKATKTLAIVMGVFLMCWFPFFLCFSFQLLNDVSVPVAVTESLNWFTLSNSMLNPFIYAFFYSWFRSAFRMIISRKIFQGDFSNTKLL from the coding sequence atgGCACAAGAAGTCACTGTTGAACACACTTACACTGACGTACATCCCTGTtatgaaacacaaaatgtttcttACATACTGACAAGCTCACCTTCCACAgtatgtgttttattatatGTTTTCCTAAGTTCATTGTCTGTTGTCACAATATGTGGAAACCTTCTTGTATTAATCTCCATCatttacttcaaacagctccacacTCCTACAAACTCTCTCATCCTTTCCTTGGCAGTAGCTGACCTGCTTGTTGGGGCTGTAGTTTTTCCTTTCAGCATGAAATTCTCTGTAAGTTCATGTTTGTACTctcaacatttattttgtaaagtaCGAGAGAGCTTTGATGTAACACTGAGCACAGCTTCCATCCTGAATTTAGGTTGTATTTCTATTGACAGATATTATGCAGTGTGTCACCCTCTGACATACAGAACGAAgataaatgttcatgttgttgtgATCATGATCCTGGTGAGCTGGAGTGTTCCAGTTCTAGTCGCTATTGGCTATATAATGGCaggactgaaacatgaaaaatgtaaacaaatgtgttttcttgatgTTCTGCTTGCAACCATTTTGGGAcccattttctcattttaccTCCCAGTGATTTTAATGCTCTGTATCTACCTGAAGATTTTCCTTGTTGCACAGAGACAGGTACACAGCATCCAGGGCACAAAGTCTGGAGCCACTGCCagtaagatggagagaaaagccaCTAAAACTCTTGCAATCGTTATGGGAGTGTTTCTGATGTGCtggtttcctttctttctttgtttttccttccagcTGTTGAATGATGTGTCAGTGCCAGTTGCAGTGACTGAAAGTCTTAACTGGTTTACACTGTCAAATTCTATGCTCAATCcatttatttatgctttcttttacagctggttCAGATCGGCTTTCAGAATGATCATATctagaaaaatatttcaaggtgATTTTTCTAACACAAAACTGCTTTGA
- the LOC143336700 gene encoding trace amine-associated receptor 1-like — protein sequence MAPEVTVEHTYEDLHLCHKRLNVSYILTSSPSTVCVLLYVFLSSLSVVTICGNLLVLISIIYFKQLHTPTNSLILSLAVADLLVGVVVFPFTMEFSVSSCLYSEHLFCRVRETIDVTLSTASILNLCCISIDRYYAVCHPLTYRTKINVPVVVIMILVSWSVSLLVAIGLVIAGLQDKCKEKCFIDVLLANILGLFSSFYLPVILMLCIYLKILLVAQRQVRSIQGTKSGATASKMERKATKTLAIVMGVFLICWSPFFLCFSFQLLNDVSVPVAVIENLGWLALSNSMLNPFIYAFFYSWFRSAFRMIISRKIFQGDFSNTKLL from the coding sequence ATGGCACCAGAAGTCACTGTTGAACACACTTATGAGGACTTACATCTCTGTCACAAAAGACTGAATGTTTCTTACATACTGACAAGCTCACCTTCCACAgtatgtgttttattatatGTTTTCCTCAGTTCATTGTCTGTTGTCACAATATGTGGAAACCTTCTTGTATTAATCTCCATCatttacttcaaacagctccacacTCCTACAAACTCTCTCATCCTTTCCTTGGCAGTAGCTGACCTGCTTGTTGGAGTTGTAGTTTTTCCTTTCACTATGGAATTCTCTGTAAGTTCATGTCTGTACtctgaacatttattttgtagagTACGAGAGACCATTGACGTAACACTGAGCACAGCTTCCATCCTGAATTTATGTTGCATTTCTATTGACAGATATTATGCAGTGTGTCACCCTCTGACATACAGAACTAAGATAAATGTTCCTGTTGTTGTGATCATGATCCTGGTGAGCTGGAGTGTTTCTCTTTTAGTTGCAATTGGCCTTGTAATAGCAGGATTACAAgataaatgtaaagaaaaatgttttattgatgttctGCTTGCAAACATTTTGGGACTTTTTAGTTCATTTTACCTCCCAGTGATTTTAATGCTCTGTATCTACCTGAAGATTCTCCTTGTTGCACAGAGACAGGTACGCAGCATCCAGGGCACAAAGTCTGGAGCAACTGCCagtaagatggagagaaaagccaCTAAAACTCTTGCAATCGTTATGGGAGTGTTTCTGATTTGCTggtctcctttctttctctgtttttccttccagCTGTTGAATGATGTGTCAGTGCCAGTTGCAGTGATTGAAAATCTTGGCTGGCTTGCACTGTCAAATTCTATGCTCAATCcatttatttatgctttcttttacagctggttCAGATCAGCTTTCAGAATGATCATATctagaaaaatatttcaaggtgATTTTTCGAACACAAAACTGCTTTGA